In Pomacea canaliculata isolate SZHN2017 linkage group LG12, ASM307304v1, whole genome shotgun sequence, a single genomic region encodes these proteins:
- the LOC112553318 gene encoding uncharacterized protein LOC112553318 — translation MGNWLVCFDDNLVPQNNCLVYSFGIDYDFSFDDAMAAIGCTVYSFDPSMLDTADHKRGDRVFFQRIGISDKDDDHFVPRVDRYVKKHPAVKGWPMRRLQTILDLLGHRKEQLTVLKLDIEGYEWNVTRDLLDSGILSSVPQFLVEWHLFKDFPPRERVPDAVDTYFRLNDMGFQLFVTGGFYQGSATSLRLTGEVAYLNTNRN, via the exons atggGAAACTGGCTTGTTTGCTTTGATGATAACCTTGTTCCTCAGAACAACTGTTTAGTGTACTCATTTGG CATTGACTATGACTTTAGCTTTGACGACGCCATGGCAGCCATAGGATGCACTGTCTACTCCTTTGATCCcag CATGCTGGACACTGCTGACCACAAGCGTGGGGACCGTGTTTTCTTCCAGAGAATTGGCATCAGCGATAAGGACGACGACCATTTTGTTCCCAGAGTCGATAGATATGTTAAAAAACACCCGGCGGTTAAAGGTTGGCCGATGAGACGTCTGCAGACAATCCTTGACCTCCTGGGTCACAGAAAG gagCAGCTGACCGTGCTTAAGCTGGACATTGAGGGCTATGAGTGGAATGTCACTCGTGATCTTCTTGACTCTGGGATCTTGTCGTCCGTCCCGCAGTTTCTGGTGGAGTGGCACCTGTTTAAGGACTTTCCGCCTCGAGAACGAGTCCCTGATGCCGTTGACACGTACTTCCGGCTGAACGACATGGGCTTCCAGTTATTCGTCACTGGCGGTTTTTACCAAGGATCAGCGACCTCCTTGAGATTGACGGGAGAAGTTGCCTACCTGAACACGAATAGAAACTGA